Proteins co-encoded in one Myxococcus xanthus genomic window:
- a CDS encoding LysR family transcriptional regulator, whose protein sequence is MLESVTIDQLRTLRAVAEEGSFSAAARKLGQGQPAVSQAMQRLEKQLGLRLFDRSGRVPRLTAKGEAVVAAAQRLHEDIASFQAVVGRLKSGEETKLALVVDAMFPTDALLDFVRELARTHPGVELALEVELLSAVTERVRERRATLGIAGADLDLTGLEQRPIALLKMIPVAAPSHPLAAVKGVLTEAHLASAIQIVLSERLPEGKTGTADRGVIGSRLWRVADLMTKHSLLVGGIGWGLEPEHLVRDDLAAGRLVALRLAAWEGGPPPQRPLALVRRKGTPLGPVATWASNRLTSLCQLALGGADHHTT, encoded by the coding sequence GTGCTCGAAAGCGTCACCATCGACCAGCTCCGCACGCTCCGCGCGGTGGCCGAGGAGGGAAGCTTCTCCGCGGCGGCCCGGAAGCTCGGCCAGGGGCAGCCCGCCGTCAGTCAAGCCATGCAGCGGCTGGAGAAGCAGCTCGGCCTGCGGCTCTTCGACCGGAGCGGGCGCGTCCCGCGTCTGACGGCGAAGGGAGAAGCCGTCGTCGCGGCGGCGCAGCGACTCCACGAGGACATCGCCTCGTTCCAGGCGGTGGTGGGCCGGCTCAAGAGCGGCGAGGAGACGAAGCTGGCGCTGGTGGTGGACGCCATGTTCCCCACCGACGCACTGCTGGACTTCGTGCGGGAGCTGGCGCGCACGCACCCGGGTGTGGAGCTGGCGCTGGAGGTGGAGCTGCTGTCCGCGGTGACGGAGCGCGTGCGCGAGCGGCGCGCGACGCTGGGCATCGCCGGCGCGGACCTGGACCTCACCGGCCTGGAGCAGCGCCCCATCGCGCTCCTCAAGATGATTCCCGTCGCCGCGCCCTCGCATCCGCTCGCGGCGGTGAAGGGCGTCCTCACGGAGGCGCACCTCGCCTCCGCCATCCAAATCGTCCTGAGCGAGCGACTGCCGGAGGGCAAGACGGGCACGGCGGACCGGGGCGTCATCGGCTCGCGCCTCTGGCGTGTCGCGGACCTGATGACCAAGCACTCACTCCTCGTCGGCGGTATCGGCTGGGGCCTCGAGCCCGAGCACCTCGTCCGCGACGACCTCGCCGCAGGACGGCTGGTGGCGCTGCGACTGGCGGCCTGGGAGGGGGGGCCCCCACCCCAGCGCCCGCTCGCCCTGGTGCGCCGCAAGGGCACGCCGCTGGGCCCGGTGGCGACGTGGGCCTCGAACCGGCTCACCTCGCTGTGCCAGCTCGCGCTCGGGGGCGCGGACCATCACACGACGTGA
- a CDS encoding pirin family protein, which translates to MSTTTQVSVPTSPRTTSRPRTLESVHGGGELHWVGDGFRVHTLVPSGGLRQERTSPFLLLDYHPPHDYPALAKGQRGVGWHPHRGFETVTLAFEGHVAHRDNAGHSGVISPGDVQWMTAASGILHEEYHEHDFSRRGGTFHMLQLWVNLPRQHKMSAPGYQPITKEQIPVVPVQGGGEATEHSRVRIIAGSYGDAKGPARTFTPISMLDVKVRAGEDFNLSLPSNHNALVLVANGRVTVDAESIRSGELAVFANDGETLSLRAEEDTHFIVLAGEPIHEPIAHTGPFVMNNHREIIQAIHDFESGAFGGIPE; encoded by the coding sequence ATGAGCACCACGACCCAAGTCAGCGTTCCCACTTCTCCTCGAACCACTTCCCGCCCCCGCACCCTGGAAAGTGTCCATGGTGGCGGCGAGCTGCACTGGGTGGGTGACGGCTTCCGCGTCCACACCCTCGTGCCGAGCGGCGGCCTGCGCCAGGAGCGGACCAGTCCGTTCCTGCTGCTCGACTACCATCCGCCCCATGACTACCCCGCGCTGGCGAAGGGCCAGCGGGGCGTCGGCTGGCATCCGCACCGTGGCTTCGAGACGGTGACGCTCGCGTTCGAGGGTCACGTCGCGCACCGCGACAACGCGGGCCACTCCGGCGTCATCAGTCCCGGGGACGTGCAGTGGATGACGGCGGCGTCCGGCATCCTCCACGAGGAGTACCACGAGCACGACTTCTCCCGGCGCGGGGGCACGTTCCACATGCTCCAGCTCTGGGTGAACCTGCCTCGCCAGCACAAGATGTCCGCTCCGGGCTACCAGCCCATCACGAAGGAGCAGATTCCGGTGGTCCCCGTTCAAGGAGGCGGGGAGGCCACGGAGCACAGCCGGGTGCGCATCATCGCCGGGAGCTACGGTGACGCGAAGGGGCCCGCCAGGACCTTCACGCCCATCTCCATGCTCGACGTGAAGGTGCGCGCGGGCGAGGACTTCAACCTGTCGCTGCCCTCGAACCACAACGCCCTGGTGCTCGTCGCCAACGGCCGCGTGACGGTGGACGCGGAGAGCATCCGGAGCGGTGAACTCGCGGTGTTCGCCAACGACGGGGAGACCCTCTCCCTCCGGGCCGAAGAGGACACGCACTTCATCGTCCTCGCGGGCGAGCCCATCCACGAGCCCATCGCCCACACCGGGCCGTTCGTGATGAACAACCACCGGGAGATCATCCAGGCCATCCACGACTTCGAGTCGGGCGCCTTCGGTGGGATTCCCGAGTAA
- a CDS encoding dihydroneopterin aldolase has translation MGKPRCSRIARTPGAHFTYAKTRRLPPHLTQPNTSTSSCIRQTLVFDLEMGVDNRKPAATDDIAHTLNYKAVSKRLIEFVGQSDFGLVETLAERCAAIVLEEFGVQWLRLKLSKPGAVRGARGGGAHRT, from the coding sequence GTGGGCAAGCCCAGGTGCTCCAGAATCGCCCGCACCCCGGGGGCCCACTTCACGTACGCCAAGACCCGCCGCCTGCCTCCACACCTCACGCAGCCGAACACGTCGACGTCCTCCTGCATCCGCCAGACCCTGGTGTTCGATCTGGAAATGGGCGTTGACAACCGCAAGCCCGCCGCCACCGACGACATCGCGCACACCCTCAACTACAAGGCCGTCTCCAAGCGACTGATCGAGTTCGTCGGCCAGTCTGACTTCGGTCTGGTGGAGACCCTGGCCGAGCGTTGCGCGGCCATCGTGCTGGAGGAGTTCGGCGTGCAGTGGCTGCGCCTGAAGCTGTCCAAGCCCGGCGCGGTACGTGGCGCGCGCGGTGGGGGTGCTCATCGAACGTAG
- a CDS encoding mechanosensitive ion channel family protein, whose protein sequence is MNVQQPVTILPWLSALQRQLEPWPMAWPVTVLAALLGVAWLANFVTKKILLRGLHHVIERLSGPEHDTRLALRAVERLSNVVPSVVIASGLSLVPGLPAALVVLLQGACHVWTVATLALAASHAFDASNAFYERRPDARNKPIKGYLQVAKIIVFVLAGLSIVATLAGVKLLHVLTGLGAATAVLMLIFQDTLLSLVASVQISGDGRVRIGDWIEMPSQNADGDVIDIALHTVTVQNWDKTITTIPTKKLISDSFKNWRGMRQSGGRRIKRSIYLDQHSVRFLDDALQPRIYQFALLDDYLASKREELGQWNAQVAAVHPEPVNARRLTNLGTFRAYVERYLRTHPRINQNMTLLVRQMAPTEHGLPLEIYCFTASTAWAEYEATQSDIFDHLLAILPEFGLRVFQQSSDAMFMGLQRAQDCATPVVRG, encoded by the coding sequence ATGAATGTGCAACAACCCGTGACGATCCTGCCGTGGCTGAGCGCGCTTCAACGCCAGCTGGAGCCCTGGCCGATGGCCTGGCCGGTCACTGTGCTGGCGGCGCTGCTGGGGGTGGCCTGGCTGGCCAACTTCGTCACCAAGAAGATCCTGCTGCGCGGCCTGCACCATGTGATCGAGCGGCTGTCCGGCCCCGAGCACGACACCCGGCTGGCCTTGCGCGCGGTGGAGCGCCTGTCCAACGTGGTGCCGTCGGTGGTGATCGCCTCCGGGCTGTCGCTGGTGCCGGGTCTGCCGGCAGCGCTGGTGGTCCTGCTCCAGGGCGCCTGCCACGTGTGGACAGTGGCCACGCTCGCGCTGGCCGCCAGCCATGCCTTCGACGCTTCCAACGCGTTCTACGAACGCCGCCCGGATGCGCGGAACAAGCCGATCAAGGGCTACCTGCAGGTGGCCAAGATCATCGTCTTCGTACTGGCCGGCCTGTCCATCGTGGCCACCCTGGCCGGCGTGAAGCTGCTGCATGTGCTCACCGGTCTGGGCGCGGCCACGGCGGTGCTGATGCTGATCTTCCAGGACACGCTCCTGTCGCTGGTGGCCAGCGTGCAGATCAGCGGCGATGGTCGCGTGCGCATCGGTGACTGGATCGAGATGCCCAGCCAGAACGCCGACGGTGATGTGATCGATATTGCCCTGCACACGGTGACGGTGCAGAACTGGGACAAGACCATCACCACCATCCCGACCAAGAAGTTGATCAGCGACTCGTTCAAGAACTGGCGCGGCATGCGGCAGAGCGGTGGCCGCCGGATCAAGCGCTCGATCTACCTGGATCAGCACAGCGTGCGCTTCCTGGATGATGCGTTGCAGCCACGCATCTACCAGTTCGCATTGCTCGATGATTACCTGGCCAGCAAGCGCGAGGAGCTGGGGCAGTGGAATGCCCAAGTGGCCGCCGTGCATCCCGAGCCCGTCAATGCCCGCCGGCTGACCAACCTGGGCACGTTCCGCGCCTATGTGGAGCGCTACCTGCGCACCCACCCGCGCATCAACCAGAACATGACCCTACTGGTGCGTCAGATGGCACCGACCGAGCACGGCCTGCCCCTGGAGATCTACTGTTTCACCGCCTCCACGGCCTGGGCCGAGTACGAGGCGACCCAGTCGGACATCTTCGACCACCTGCTGGCGATCCTGCCCGAGTTCGGTCTGCGCGTGTTCCAGCAGTCCTCCGATGCGATGTTCATGGGCCTGCAGCGCGCCCAGGACTGTGCCACGCCGGTGGTGCGCGGCTGA
- a CDS encoding IS66 family transposase has product MLLPLSQHLLQCIASADVVWADETPLHVLDVKKTKLGYLWTFLTQNEEGQWLIGYRFSMGRGGKTPREVLGGTAGALVVDGYTGYNAVTLPKGRVRVGCWAHVRRRFFDALATAPEAREALDFILELYRVEAQAKDADLVRTAAHRELRQLRSAPILARLRVWLEAQAPRHPPKTWASASARSDRARMAPSGCSRTARPAACSSSRPRASKRLRTRKRPGIARPFAWMTPGRQARPLSRAPPAWHSPGRAAGP; this is encoded by the coding sequence GTGCTGCTGCCACTGTCCCAGCACCTCTTGCAGTGCATTGCCTCGGCGGACGTGGTGTGGGCGGACGAGACGCCCTTGCACGTGCTGGACGTGAAGAAGACGAAGCTGGGCTACCTCTGGACTTTCCTCACCCAGAATGAGGAAGGGCAGTGGCTCATCGGCTACCGCTTCAGCATGGGCCGGGGCGGCAAGACACCCAGGGAAGTGCTGGGCGGCACCGCGGGCGCCCTCGTGGTGGACGGGTACACCGGCTACAACGCGGTGACGCTGCCAAAGGGCCGGGTGCGCGTCGGCTGCTGGGCCCACGTGCGTCGTCGCTTCTTCGACGCGCTGGCCACCGCCCCCGAGGCGCGTGAGGCCCTGGACTTCATCCTCGAACTCTACCGCGTGGAGGCCCAGGCCAAAGACGCGGACCTGGTGCGCACGGCCGCCCACCGCGAGCTGCGCCAACTGCGCAGCGCCCCCATCCTCGCGCGGCTGCGCGTCTGGCTCGAAGCCCAGGCCCCGCGTCACCCGCCCAAGACATGGGCGAGCGCATCCGCGAGGTCGGACAGGGCCCGGATGGCGCCATCTGGCTGCTCCAGGACGGCAAGGCCGGCCGCCTGCTCAAGCTCACGCCCAAGGGCCAGTAAGCGCCTTCGCACACGTAAAAGGCCGGGCATTGCCCGGCCTTTTGCGTGGATGACACCGGGTCGGCAGGCCCGGCCTCTCAGCCGCGCACCACCGGCGTGGCACAGTCCTGGGCGCGCTGCAGGCCCATGA
- a CDS encoding IS66 family transposase zinc-finger binding domain-containing protein produces the protein MPRELPQDHFCPWREEAEELKERLTSLEAKMATLERHVFGRRTEKLPTVASELRGDADTTAAQAEAAKKKRRERAARKAEQAPAREIRHAVPAEERCCPACGGEDLRPLGKGRASVLFEHIPARFERQVHVQEVLACTCGKGVVTAPPPPRVVDRGEYGPGFIAHVAHVEVRGRHAAAPAGPAGGEKRRAHESQHA, from the coding sequence GTGCCCCGCGAGCTTCCGCAAGACCACTTCTGCCCCTGGCGCGAGGAGGCCGAGGAACTCAAAGAGCGCCTGACGTCGCTGGAAGCAAAGATGGCGACGCTGGAGCGCCACGTCTTCGGCCGCAGGACGGAGAAGCTGCCGACGGTGGCCTCCGAGCTGCGAGGGGATGCGGACACCACGGCGGCCCAGGCCGAGGCCGCGAAGAAGAAGCGCCGAGAGAGAGCGGCCCGGAAGGCCGAGCAGGCCCCGGCGCGGGAGATTCGCCACGCGGTGCCCGCCGAGGAGCGCTGCTGCCCCGCATGCGGCGGCGAGGACTTGAGGCCGCTGGGCAAGGGCCGCGCCTCGGTGCTCTTCGAGCACATTCCCGCGCGCTTCGAGCGGCAGGTGCACGTGCAGGAAGTGCTGGCATGCACGTGCGGCAAGGGCGTCGTCACCGCGCCGCCTCCGCCCCGCGTGGTGGACAGGGGCGAGTACGGCCCTGGCTTCATCGCGCACGTGGCGCACGTCGAAGTGCGCGGACGCCATGCCGCTGCACCGGCTGGCCCAGCGGGTGGAGAGAAGCGGCGTGCCCATGAGTCGCAGCACGCGTAA
- the tnpB gene encoding IS66 family insertion sequence element accessory protein TnpB (TnpB, as the term is used for proteins encoded by IS66 family insertion elements, is considered an accessory protein, since TnpC, encoded by a neighboring gene, is a DDE family transposase.), with amino-acid sequence MFSLPASVRVVLATTPVDMRKSIDGLMALVRAEWGEDVYSGHLFAFVSRRGDRVKVLTWSRGGFVLLYKRLETGRFWLPPVDAGAQVVHLDATQLAMLLDGIDVAQVRRQPAWTPPGRTGT; translated from the coding sequence GTGTTTTCGCTGCCCGCGTCGGTGCGCGTGGTGCTGGCCACAACGCCGGTGGACATGCGCAAGTCGATAGACGGCCTCATGGCGCTGGTGCGCGCCGAGTGGGGCGAGGACGTCTACTCGGGGCACCTCTTCGCCTTCGTCTCGCGCAGGGGCGACAGAGTCAAGGTGCTGACGTGGAGCCGAGGCGGCTTCGTGCTGCTGTACAAGCGGCTGGAGACGGGGAGATTCTGGCTGCCGCCGGTGGACGCGGGTGCCCAGGTGGTGCACCTGGACGCCACGCAGTTGGCGATGCTGCTGGACGGCATCGACGTGGCCCAGGTGAGGCGCCAGCCCGCCTGGACGCCTCCCGGGCGCACGGGCACCTGA
- the tnpA gene encoding IS66 family insertion sequence element accessory protein TnpA: MSTPVEKQEWFRVAEAFEGSGLTQKAFSQQRGVRLSTLQSWVYRRRRQQPEKAETVRLLPVEVAGMAQPGPALLEVVLASGACLRFASGTNVEYVARLVAALGR; this comes from the coding sequence ATGTCGACGCCGGTGGAGAAGCAGGAGTGGTTTCGGGTCGCCGAAGCCTTCGAGGGGAGCGGACTGACGCAGAAGGCGTTCTCCCAGCAGCGAGGCGTGAGGTTGAGCACGCTGCAGTCGTGGGTGTACCGACGACGACGCCAGCAGCCTGAGAAAGCTGAGACGGTGCGCCTGCTGCCGGTGGAGGTGGCTGGCATGGCGCAGCCGGGGCCGGCGTTGCTGGAGGTGGTGCTGGCCAGCGGTGCGTGCCTGCGATTCGCCTCCGGCACCAACGTGGAGTACGTGGCCCGCCTCGTCGCGGCACTGGGGCGGTGA
- a CDS encoding amidohydrolase family protein codes for MRAARMLDVKSGKYVAQSVILIEGDRIVKVGPGLQIPEGTEVVDLGTSTLLPELIDCHTHQMARESETPNGYELALLTKSQATRALEGAANARATLRAGFTTVRDVENEGSGFADVALRDAIRQGLVEGPRMLVATRGIAAVGAYHPFGTSPDVKDLSTGAQFVSGGEEARRAARE; via the coding sequence GTGCGCGCCGCGCGGATGCTCGACGTGAAGAGCGGCAAGTACGTGGCCCAGTCGGTCATCCTCATCGAGGGTGACCGCATCGTGAAGGTGGGCCCCGGGCTGCAAATCCCCGAGGGTACGGAGGTGGTGGACCTGGGGACGTCCACGTTGCTGCCGGAGCTCATCGACTGCCACACGCACCAGATGGCGCGCGAATCGGAGACGCCGAACGGCTACGAGCTGGCCCTGCTCACCAAGTCCCAGGCCACCCGCGCGCTGGAGGGCGCGGCGAATGCGCGGGCCACGCTGCGCGCCGGCTTCACCACCGTGCGCGACGTGGAGAACGAGGGCAGCGGCTTCGCCGACGTGGCCCTGCGCGACGCCATCCGCCAGGGGCTCGTGGAGGGGCCTCGCATGCTGGTGGCCACCCGTGGCATCGCGGCGGTGGGCGCCTACCACCCGTTTGGCACCTCTCCCGACGTGAAGGACCTGTCCACGGGAGCGCAGTTCGTCAGCGGTGGGGAGGAGGCCCGCCGCGCCGCACGTGAGTAA
- a CDS encoding right-handed parallel beta-helix repeat-containing protein: MSWKHPGSLTLLTLCLAACGSPTGNESLDAEGAALDTPDVQQPAGAAPEQPEPREPRTLVVPKHYDTIQAAIDAAQHGDTVYVAPGVYSEHVVLKSGIRLIGAGAPITLWDGLGEPFNLIDYSGASDVEISGFTFRNVGSDTWCTMTSDLDRWCGGNWYASAIFADGHDATTSALVTNNIFEGNGTGVLLYFHALADVRRNLFWRNDYALAFNHLQDAAVVEENIFWKNTSLALGVQAGQVDIRRNVIAGSAVGLSHMYVQTGDIRCNVFFQNDQHVAETHAVPPRVVLGENGNVVLEPLFRDADAGDFRLRPDSPLKLADCLGDVDVTFEGLGLVAP, from the coding sequence ATGTCCTGGAAGCACCCTGGCTCACTCACGCTGCTCACGCTCTGCCTGGCCGCCTGTGGAAGCCCCACGGGCAACGAGTCTCTCGACGCCGAGGGCGCGGCACTCGACACACCTGACGTGCAGCAGCCCGCGGGAGCGGCCCCGGAGCAGCCCGAGCCCCGGGAGCCGCGCACCCTCGTGGTGCCCAAGCACTACGACACCATCCAGGCCGCCATCGACGCCGCACAGCACGGAGACACGGTGTACGTCGCGCCGGGCGTCTACTCCGAGCACGTCGTCCTCAAGAGCGGCATCCGGCTCATCGGCGCAGGCGCGCCCATCACCCTCTGGGACGGCCTGGGCGAGCCCTTCAACCTCATCGACTACTCCGGCGCCAGCGACGTGGAGATCTCCGGCTTCACCTTCCGGAACGTGGGCTCCGACACGTGGTGCACGATGACGTCCGACCTGGACCGCTGGTGCGGCGGCAACTGGTACGCCTCCGCCATCTTCGCGGACGGCCATGACGCGACGACGTCCGCGCTCGTGACGAACAACATCTTCGAGGGCAACGGCACCGGGGTGCTGCTCTACTTCCACGCGCTCGCGGACGTGCGCCGCAACCTCTTCTGGAGGAATGACTACGCGCTCGCCTTCAACCACCTCCAGGACGCGGCGGTCGTCGAAGAGAACATCTTCTGGAAGAACACCTCGCTCGCCCTCGGCGTGCAGGCGGGCCAGGTCGACATCCGGCGCAACGTCATCGCCGGCTCGGCCGTGGGCCTCAGCCACATGTACGTGCAGACGGGGGACATCCGCTGCAACGTCTTCTTCCAGAACGACCAGCACGTCGCGGAGACCCACGCCGTCCCGCCGCGCGTCGTCCTGGGTGAGAACGGCAACGTGGTGCTGGAGCCGCTCTTCAGGGACGCCGACGCGGGCGACTTCCGCCTCCGCCCCGACTCGCCGCTGAAGCTCGCCGACTGCCTGGGTGACGTCGACGTCACCTTCGAGGGCCTGGGGCTCGTGGCCCCCTGA
- a CDS encoding FAD-dependent oxidoreductase, giving the protein MRVVVDLTRCQGYAQCAFLAPSVFRMQSGDALLYDSNPDDALREQIKRAAAACPVQAIHIGGMGTLAAMRKEPAQRRKPRGPVRLTDAEAAFKRGGRIVIVGASLAGLTAALMLRTQGFAGSLTLIGDEACDPYDRPPLSKQVLTGWVKADHTLLPYSDELDADWHLGVRAMGLDLAGRQVLLADGNRVQFDRLLIATGARARPWPNDAEASLEGVEVVRTRDDAAQLQRRLAARPGRVLVIGGGFTGSEVASACRELGLPVTVTERGATPLVGALGGVVGAVAAALQRDHGVDLRCGVTVTRLEGDANGRLRRAHFSDGSTLNVDVAVVALGAIRNVEWLRDSGLAVTRWGVACDAACHAFDINGLVTRNIFVAGDVARVPHPIYDYQFLSLEHWGNAVTQAKIAAHNMLSPEADRWPHLTIPTFWSTQFGVNIKSVGVPTFSDALVITQGSLAERRFVAVYGYKGRVTAAVAFDQPKWLEFYQGLIDAAAPFPPAFRTVHQPAEMRPVPPEFPKRAVSEHEATVMVTGREPYERRVRWVYRHL; this is encoded by the coding sequence ATGAGAGTCGTCGTCGACCTCACCCGCTGCCAGGGGTATGCGCAGTGCGCCTTCCTTGCGCCGAGCGTGTTCAGGATGCAGAGCGGGGATGCGCTGCTGTACGACTCCAACCCCGACGACGCCCTTCGTGAGCAGATCAAGCGAGCCGCTGCGGCGTGCCCCGTCCAGGCCATCCACATTGGCGGGATGGGCACCCTGGCGGCGATGCGGAAAGAGCCTGCACAGCGACGGAAGCCCAGGGGGCCCGTGCGTCTCACCGACGCGGAAGCGGCGTTCAAGCGCGGTGGCCGCATCGTTATCGTCGGCGCATCCCTGGCCGGGTTGACTGCCGCCCTCATGCTCCGCACCCAAGGCTTTGCTGGGTCGTTGACCCTCATCGGGGATGAGGCCTGCGACCCGTACGACCGGCCGCCGCTCTCCAAGCAGGTCCTGACAGGTTGGGTGAAGGCAGACCACACCCTATTGCCTTACAGCGACGAGCTCGATGCGGACTGGCACCTGGGAGTCCGTGCCATGGGACTGGACCTAGCCGGCAGGCAGGTCCTCCTTGCTGACGGGAACAGGGTCCAGTTCGACCGGTTGCTGATTGCGACGGGGGCGCGTGCCCGGCCGTGGCCCAACGACGCGGAGGCGTCGCTGGAGGGCGTAGAGGTGGTGCGCACCCGCGACGATGCGGCCCAGTTGCAGCGCCGTCTGGCCGCCAGACCCGGCCGGGTTCTGGTCATCGGCGGCGGGTTCACCGGCTCGGAGGTCGCCTCCGCGTGCCGCGAGCTGGGTCTGCCGGTGACCGTCACGGAGCGGGGGGCCACTCCACTGGTGGGGGCGCTCGGCGGAGTTGTCGGGGCGGTCGCAGCCGCCTTGCAACGCGACCATGGCGTCGACCTGCGCTGCGGCGTCACCGTCACGCGGCTGGAGGGGGATGCAAACGGGAGGCTGCGGCGGGCCCACTTCTCCGACGGCTCGACACTGAACGTCGACGTGGCCGTGGTCGCGCTAGGGGCGATCCGCAACGTGGAGTGGCTGCGCGACTCGGGGCTGGCGGTGACTCGATGGGGAGTGGCCTGTGATGCGGCCTGCCACGCGTTCGACATCAACGGCCTGGTGACCAGGAACATCTTCGTCGCCGGGGACGTGGCCCGCGTCCCTCACCCGATCTACGACTACCAGTTCCTGTCCCTCGAGCACTGGGGCAACGCGGTCACCCAGGCCAAGATTGCGGCCCACAACATGCTCAGCCCGGAAGCGGACCGCTGGCCACACCTGACCATCCCCACCTTCTGGTCCACGCAATTCGGCGTCAACATCAAATCGGTGGGTGTGCCGACCTTCTCGGACGCGCTCGTCATCACCCAGGGCTCACTCGCCGAGCGCCGATTCGTCGCCGTCTATGGCTACAAGGGGCGTGTCACCGCCGCGGTCGCTTTCGACCAGCCCAAATGGCTGGAGTTCTACCAGGGCTTGATCGATGCAGCCGCGCCGTTCCCGCCCGCCTTCCGCACCGTCCATCAGCCCGCCGAGATGCGGCCCGTCCCTCCCGAATTTCCGAAACGGGCCGTGTCCGAGCACGAGGCCACCGTCATGGTCACCGGCCGTGAACCCTACGAGCGGCGGGTCCGGTGGGTGTACCGGCACCTTTGA
- a CDS encoding cytochrome P450 — MAQASIFEQILDPANRANPYPLYAELRKTPVAREADGTYIVSTYDEIVALLHDPRVSSDIRNLVRQAGATPSPQEGPPGLPEPFIRRDPPDHDRLRKLAMRPFGPPHTPGRIDALRPWLVETTTGLLDALAGKNQVDIVGDVAYPFPVTVICKLLGVPREDEARFHELADAGVETLDPTTGTIEQRKAKRDRTKAELGQYLAALADAHLRQPGGDLLSGFLTDNGPDGRMSREEVLSTAALLLVAGHETTVNLIANGMLTLLRHPGVFERLRREPELSIPLVEELLRYEPPVQFLPDRVTLADIDIAGTTIPQGSPLVLMLAAGSRDPERFDDPDRFMPDRPNNSHLGFGSGIHYCFGAPLARLEAQIALTELACRLEHPRLVADPPPYRPNPALRGPLHLLVEVDGIRAAGVR, encoded by the coding sequence ATGGCACAGGCCAGCATCTTCGAGCAGATCCTCGACCCGGCCAACCGGGCCAACCCCTACCCGCTCTACGCCGAGTTGCGGAAGACTCCCGTGGCGCGCGAGGCCGACGGCACGTACATCGTCAGCACCTACGATGAGATTGTCGCGTTGCTCCACGACCCACGGGTCAGCTCCGACATACGCAACCTCGTCCGGCAGGCCGGTGCCACGCCCTCCCCCCAGGAGGGCCCTCCAGGGCTGCCAGAGCCCTTCATCCGGCGCGACCCTCCCGACCACGACCGGCTCCGGAAGCTGGCGATGAGGCCCTTCGGGCCGCCGCACACCCCCGGACGCATTGATGCCCTTCGTCCCTGGCTGGTCGAGACCACGACGGGCCTGCTTGACGCGCTCGCGGGCAAGAACCAAGTCGACATCGTCGGCGACGTGGCCTACCCATTCCCTGTGACTGTCATCTGCAAGCTGCTGGGAGTCCCTCGCGAGGACGAAGCGCGCTTTCACGAGTTGGCCGACGCGGGCGTCGAGACCCTTGACCCCACCACAGGGACGATCGAGCAGCGAAAGGCCAAGCGCGACCGGACGAAAGCGGAGCTGGGGCAGTACCTCGCTGCGCTCGCCGATGCCCACCTGCGCCAGCCGGGCGGCGACCTGCTCTCCGGGTTCCTGACGGATAACGGCCCCGACGGGCGGATGTCGCGGGAAGAGGTGTTGAGCACCGCCGCGTTGCTGCTCGTCGCTGGCCATGAGACCACCGTCAACCTCATCGCCAATGGCATGCTCACCCTGCTGCGCCACCCCGGCGTGTTCGAGCGGCTGCGCCGCGAGCCCGAGCTGAGCATCCCGCTGGTCGAGGAGCTGCTGCGCTATGAACCACCGGTGCAGTTCCTGCCTGACCGAGTCACTCTGGCCGACATCGACATTGCCGGCACCACCATTCCCCAGGGCTCGCCGCTCGTGCTGATGCTCGCTGCGGGCAGCCGCGACCCAGAGCGCTTCGACGACCCCGACCGCTTCATGCCCGACCGGCCCAACAACTCGCACCTGGGCTTCGGCAGTGGCATTCACTACTGCTTTGGTGCACCGCTTGCCCGGTTGGAGGCACAGATCGCCTTGACCGAACTCGCCTGCCGCCTTGAGCACCCCAGGCTCGTTGCCGACCCGCCCCCCTACCGGCCCAACCCGGCCTTGCGAGGTCCCCTCCACCTCCTCGTCGAGGTCGACGGCATCCGGGCGGCGGGCGTGCGATAG